The Coccidioides posadasii str. Silveira chromosome 3, complete sequence genome contains a region encoding:
- a CDS encoding uncharacterized protein (EggNog:ENOG410PIGF~COG:S~BUSCO:989at33183), whose protein sequence is MFQLSSLVQKAQSLVDAANFGFASTGSSDRNPSKGSLFRQQFRLPDSQNPLQEITAELVLPVPYSSSSASSISSATQGERSRDAGRVGNTYPGNLHLSERFLCFSTQPTSFLPSASFGASSAFTGQTHGTGPSGNGFTLPLCSIRRVERLNSLSHVFSLALTTWNGALVKGSGKDAQTTPQRFTLHLVGSRQACERFCNGLKKGLRESMKEVDSLRNVVSECHSEYIFLAGRTGKHRDEADPDVPPREPPDTGLGLVFRYPGDARKLRDRSKMRLWGEYFRENGRNATIIRQPIFHKLIRVGLPNRLRGEIWEITSGSFYMRLRSPNLYEETLSKFSGRESLAIDEIEKDLNRSLPEYPGFQSEEGIGRLRRVLTAYSWINEEVGYCQAMNIVVAALLIYMSEAQAFFLLSVLCDRLLPGYYSTTMYGTLLDQKVFESLVEKTMPILWEHLVRSDVQLSVVSLPWFLSLYINSMPLVFAFRVLDVFFLEGPKVLFQVGLAILRINGEELLDVTDDGTFISILKSYFSRLDESAHPRSENPKLRAITRFQELMVVAFKEFSAITHSTIVEERARHKNAVLDSIEGFAKRTSIRNLGPESKKLSVDDLGAIYDRFYEVLYDRQQRMRLIEEEKKRKDREHRKSAARYSVLATTVEAQVGRVGLGPSPTHMDYDGFREFLATTARWAVADSPRSSMRESTSDSYRSSSIRGSKSLDGNYPEPIDHDFIQRLYRKWQVDKNEGLSLQNVVNGLARIKGTRDILSTINYFFDLYDDDGTGQVDREGILRMSEALLFLSRRGFEGTVNPTQAEDSDQLLIRMKTNLTPEERFLGSVSDFIQRCFEYADPSHPHNKDNLITDSVAETANQLDSFAIGDDDDDDLLDLNDDNKDESPAPATSGDTSPPPKPAVASQNTPTSPSKRASEAANIALDPAHPLHITLPTFRMVILADELLEQFFENFFPRSFHLSDRPATAPRSASLSSNLTTFANLGSPRAAASQPASAATVAGASGGIVPPGHKGLRGVLDNIVSDGMRVAAEVKKRMDEAQREMERNALNRSTEDDEDEEDEDGVGYDERRRDNRSAQVARERDRDLLEGAEVMSVRERDEGSKYEKERLLSSSLSPAAGDTGKIGTTGTVGKVEFES, encoded by the exons ATGTTCCAGCTCTCCTCCCTCGTTCAGAAGGCCCAGTCGCTCGTAGACGCTGCAAACTTCGGCTTTGCCTCGACTGGCAGTTCTGACCGCAATCCCTCAAAGGGATCCCTGTTCCGCCAGCAGTTCCGTCTTCCAGACTCCCAGAACCCGCTGCAGGAGATCACGGCCGAACTCGTCCTACCCGTGCCctactcctcctcctccgcgTCGTCCATTTCTAGCGCTACGCAGGGCGAACGGTCCCGAGACGCGGGGCGAGTGGGAAATACGTACCCGGGTAACCTACACCTGAGCGAACGATTCTTGTGCTTCTCTACGCAGCCTACGAGTTTCTTGCCATCTGCAAGTTTTGGCGCGTCGTCGGCGTTTACAGGACAAACACACGGGACTGGTCCGTCGGGGAATGGGTTTACTCTGCCGCTCTGTTCGATCCGGAGAGTAGAGCGGCTGAATAGCCTTAGCCATGTGTTTTCCCTGGCGTTGACGACGTGGAATGGTGCGTTGGTCAAAGGGAGTGGTAAAGACGCGCAGACGACACCACAGAGGTTCACGCTCCACCTTGTTGGTAGTCGGCAGGCCTGCGAACGGTTTTGCAACGGGCTGAAAAAGGGATTGAGAGAGAGTATGAAGGAAGTCGATAGTCTCCGAAATGTCGTTTCAGAATGTCATTCtgaatatatttttttgGCTGGAAGAACAGGAAAGCACAGGGACGAGGCCGATCCCGACGTTCCACCGAGAGAGCCTCCTGATACGGGGCTGGGGTTGGTGTTTAGATACCCCGGTGATGCTCGAAAATTAAGAGATAGAAGTAAGATGAGGTTATGGGGAGAGTACTTTAGAG AAAACGGTCGCAATGCGACAATAATACGACAACCTATCTTCCACAAGCTTATTCGCGTGGGCCTCCCGAATCGACTTCGCGGCGAGATCTGGGAAATTACTTCCGGTTCGTTCTATATGCGACTCAGGTCACCAAATCTATACGAAGAGACCCTTTCCAAGTTTTCTGGGCGCGAATCTCTCGCAATTGATGAGATCGAGAAAGATCTAAACCGAAGTTTGCCTGAATATCCTGGGTTCCAGAGCGAAGAAGGCATCGGGAGGTTACGACGGGTTTTGACCGCATACAGTTGGATAAATGAAGAAGTCGGATATTGTCAGGCCATGAATATCGTCGTTGCAGCCCTGTTAAT CTATATGTCCGAGGCACAGgcgtttttccttttgtcGGTGTTATGTGATCGCCTACTACCAGGTTATTATTCTACGACTATGTACGGAACATTATTGGACCAGAAAGTGTTCGAGTCTCTTGTTGAAAAGACAATGCCGATTCTTTGGGAGCATTTGGTGCGGTCAGATGTTCAGCTCTCTGTCGTGTCTCTTCCATGGTTTCTATCCTTGTATATCAATTCGATGCCCCTTGTATTTGCATTTCGTGTATTGGATGTCTTTTTCCTCGAAGGCCCAAAGGTTTTGTTCCAGGTTGGCCTTGCCATCCTACGCATCAACGGAGAGGAGCTGCTGGATGTCACCGACGATGGGACATTTATCTCTATCCTTAAATCCTACTTTTCTCGTTTAGACGAATCTGCTCACCCACGATCCGAAAATCCAAAGCTGCGCGCCATCACTCGCTTCCAAGAGCTTATGGTAGTGGCTTTTAAGGAGTTCTCTGCAATTACCCACTCGACCATCGTCGAAGAACGAGCGAGACACAAAAATGCAGTTCTCGACAGCATCGAAGGTTTTGCGAAGAGAACTTCAATTCGAAATCTTGGTCCAGAAAGCAAGAAGCTGAGCGTTGACGACCTTGGCGCCATCTACGATCGCTTTTACGAAGTTTTATACGATAGACAGCAGCGAATGAGGCTTAtagaagaggagaaaaaaCGTAAAGACCGAGAACACAGGAAAAGCGCTGCTCGTTATTCAGTCTTAGCAACGACTGTGGAAGCTCAGGTCGGCCGCGTTGGGCTTGGACCAAGCCCTACTCACATGGATTATGATGGTTTCCGTGAATTTTTGGCTACTACGGCGAGATGGGCGGTTGCGGACTCGCCGCGGTCATCAATGAGGGAGTCGACCTCGGATTCATATCGCAGTTCTAGCATACGAGGCAGCAAGTCCCTTGACGGAAACTATCCTGAACCTATCGATCACGACTTTATTCAACGTCTTTATCGTAAGTGGCAAGTGGATAAAAACGAAGGGCTAAGCCTACAAAATGTTGTCAATGGCTTGGCTCGCATAAAGGGAACTCGGGATATTTTGAGCACGATCAATTACTTCTTCGATCTTTATGATGACGATGGCACTGGACAGGTAGATAGAGAGGGCATTCTACGGATGTCAGAGGCACTTTTGTTCCTCTCTCGGCGGGGTTTTGAAGGCACCGTGAACCCTACCCAGGCTGAGGACTCAGATCAATTGTTGATTCGAATGAAAACAAACTTGACCCCTGAAGAAAGGTTTTTGGGAAGCGTCAGTGATTTTATCCAGAGGTGCTTTGAATACGCCGACCCAAGTCATCCTCACAACAAAGATAACCTCATCACCGACAGCGTCGCGGAAACGGCAAAccaacttgattcttttgCCATcggtgatgatgacgacgatgattTACTAGATCTTAATGACGACAATAAAGACGAATCTCCCGCTCCGGCCACCTCAGGCGATACATCTCCTCCGCCAAAGCCTGCCGTTGCTTCTCAGAACACCCCAACTTCTCCCTCAAAACGCGCCTCAGAGGCAGCGAACATCGCCCTTGACCCAGCCCATCCACTCCACATCACCCTCCCGACGTTCCGCATGGTAATTCTTGCAGATGAACTCCTGGAACAATTCTTCGAAAACTTCTTCCCTCGTTCATTCCACCTCTCCGACCGCCCAGCCACAGCACCCCGCTCAGCATCCCTCTCTTCGAACCTCACCACCTTCGCCAATCTAGGCTCGCCACGCGCTGCAGCCTCTCAGCCTGCCAGTGCCGCCACTGTCGCAGGCGCCTCCGGTGGCATTGTACCACCAGGCCACAAAGGACTGCGTGGTGTTCTAGATAATATTGTCTCAGACGGAATGCGCGTGGCTGCTGAGGTGAAGAAGCGGATGGACGAAGCGCAGCGTGAAATGGAGCGAAATGCGCTCAATCGAAGCACGGAAGATgacgaggacgaggaggatgaggatggtGTGGGGTATGACGAGCGAAGAAGGGATAATAGATCTGCGCAGGTGGCGAGggagagagatagagatCTTCTCGAAGGTGCGGAGGTTATGAGCGTGAGGGAGAGAGACGAAGGGAGCAAATATGAGAAGGAAAGGCTGCTGTCGTCCTCCTTATCGCCAGCCGCCGGGGATACTGGGAAAATAGGGACAACCGGAACCGTGGGCAAGGTTG
- a CDS encoding uncharacterized protein (EggNog:ENOG410PJH0~COG:I), giving the protein MNYGEEDWVRFNDLDTCKNTTAARLFSSGTTGLPKAAVISHYNLIAQHELVFGVISLPYEISRIVAVPMFHASAVPSTHTSALKAGHVVYVMRRFDLEAFLKVSQKYKVTEASTVPPMAVAIVKSPLSKQPFLKSVRSGAVGAAPLDKGVQAQFRALLSERGRYTQVWGMTETSCVATRFPWPEDDTTGSVGRPIPCLEMKLIDDSGNNISAYDTRGEICVRGPTIISGYFENPHANAESFDSDGFFKTGDIGYCDSKTKKWYIVDRKKELIKVRGFQVAPPEIEAVLLSHPLIMDAAVIGVTLPGEEKVEHPRAIVVRQPVPEAQSLSEEEVKRFAAARLAKYKSLTGGVKFVDSIPKNASGKILKRLLREQAKEEIKQGLVVPKL; this is encoded by the exons ATGAACTACGGCGAAGAGGATTGGGTACGGTTCAATGACCTAGACACATGTAAGAATACCACAGCAGCGAGGCTATTCAGCAGTGGAACCACTGGGCTCCCCAAAGCGGCTGTGATCAGTCATTATAATCTTATCGCCCAGCATGAGCTGGTTTTTGGGGTGATTTCCTTACCGTATGAG ATTTCGCGCATCGTGGCAGTTCCAATGTTTCATGCATCCGCTGTGCCGTCGACACATACCAGTGCACTCAAAGCCGGACATGTCGTCTACGTCATGCGCCGTTTCGATCTTGAAGCGTTTCTAAAGGTCTCTCAGAAATACAAAGTCACTGAGGCCTCTACCGTTCCACCAATGGCCGTTGCTATCGTTAAATCGCCATTGTCCAAACAACCTTTTTTGAAAAGTGTACGGAGCGGAGCAGTGGGCGCTGCTCCTCTCGATAAAGGCGTTCAAGCGCAGTTTCGTGCTTTGTTGAGCGAACGTGGGAGATACACCCAGGTATGGGGCATGACTGAAACTTCCTGCGTTGCGACAAGGTTCCCTTGGCCGGAAGATGACACTACAGGCTCTGTTGGGCGGCCTATCCCTTGCCTTGAGATGAA GCTCATAGACGATTCCGGCAACAACATTTCTGCCTATGACACCCGCGGCGAGATTTGCGTTCGTGGTCCAACTATCATCTCGGGCTACTTTGAGAATCCGCACGCGAACGCTGAATCGTTTGACTCTGACGGCTTCTTCAAGACGGGAGACATCGGCTACTGCGACAGCAAGACCAAGAAGTGGTATATCGTCGATCGTAAGAAGGAACTTATCAAGGTGCGTGGATTCCAGGTAGCACCGCCGGAGATCGAAGCCGTGCTGCTTTCTCATCCTTTGATCATGGATGCTGCCGTCATTGGGGTGACTTTGCCAGGGGAAGAGAAGGTCGAGCACCCGCGGGCCATTGTGGTGAGGCAGCCGGTGCCAGAGGCGCAGAGCTTAAGTGAAGAGGAGGTGAAGAGATTTGCGGCCGCCAGGTTAGCCAAGTATAAGAGCTTAACGGGTGGAGTGAAATTTGTGGATTCGATCCCGAAGAATGCGAGTGggaagattttgaagagattgCTGAGGGAGCAGGCGAAGGAGGAGATTAAGCAGGGACTGGTGGTTCCGAAACTATAA
- a CDS encoding uncharacterized protein (EggNog:ENOG410PJH0~COG:I), which produces MRMSSATMDFFRPDEYLPLPTKDILSWIFDDPQYDQDKPVNETLSPPFPSTCWVISTLLNYIQIYINPHNASESISCNQARVLVRKLIAGLRANGFKNGDCLNVHSFNDVRVKCHTENSRTMLIECELDLLPHTLPCSDWCWRCLRGDESKLHPI; this is translated from the coding sequence ATGAGGATGTCTTCTGCAACTATGGATTTCTTTAGGCCAGATGAATATCTGCCTTTGCCGACCAAGGATATCCTCTCTTGGATCTTTGACGATCCCCAGTATGATCAAGACAAGCCAGTAAATGAAactctctcccccccctttCCATCGACCTGCTGGGTGATTTCAACGTTGCTTAATTATATCCAGATCTATATTAATCCGCACAATGCCTCGGAATCAATTTCGTGTAATCAGGCTCGAGTGTTGGTTCGGAAACTTATTGCCGGCCTGAGGGCAAACGGCTTCAAAAACGGCGATTGCCTAAATGTCCACTCGTTCAATGACGTACGGGTTAAATGCCATACTGAAAACTCACGCACAATGCTAATTGAATGTGAACTAGATCTACTACCCCATACTCTTCCTTGCAGTGATTGGTGCTGGCGGTGTCTTCGCGGGGACGAATCCAAGTTACACCCAATTTGA
- a CDS encoding uncharacterized protein (EggNog:ENOG410PH5C~COG:S): MAPELLLETNLVPTGHQLEKVSDNIDTVNELKASLKQTDGPSQQFGDNKDKSKFRQYEEACDRVKSFYEEQHTKQTVAYNIQARHDFHSKIRAEMSVWDAIVKLDTLVDESDPDTSLSQIHHLFQSAEAIRRDGKPRWMQLVGLIHDLGKLLHFFGAKGQWDIVGDTFPVGCAFDETIIYPDTFVNNPDYKHDVYSTKYGIYKPNCGLDKVMLSWGHDEYLYRVVKSQSTLPEEGLAMIRYHSFYPWHTAGAYRHLMNGRDYEMLEAVKAFNPYDLYSKSDEVPDVEKLKPYYLGLIDEFFPQKIIRW; encoded by the exons ATGGCCCCAGAACTTCTACTAGAAACAAACCTGGTCCCCACTGGCCACCAGCTGGAGAAGGTGTCAGACAATATTGATACTGTGAACGAGCTCAAAGCCTCACTCAAGCAAACCGATGGTCCATCACAGCAATTCGGCGACAACAAAGACAAATCCAAATTCCGTCAATATGAAGAGGCCTGCGATCGGGTGAAGTCCTTTTACGAAGAGCAACATACCAAGCAGACTGTCGCCTATAACATCCAAGCACGACACGATTTTCATTCCAAAATAAGGGCCGAGATGAGTGTATGGGACGCGATTGTCAAATTGGACACATTGGTCGATGAGTCCGACCCGGATACGTCACTGTCCCAGATACATCACCTTTTCCAATCTGCAGAGGCCATCCGCCGAGATGGAAAGCCAAGATGGATGCAGCTTGTCGGTTTGATACACGATCTCGGCAAGCTCCTCCACTTCTTCGGCGCTAAAGGCCAGTGGGATATCGTTGGCGACACATTCCCAGTCGGCTGTGCATTCGACGAAACAATCATCTATCCGGATACCTTCGTCAACAACCCGGACTACAAGCATGATGTGTACAGCACCAAATACGGTATATACAAGCCAAATTGTGGACTCGATAAAGTTATGTTATCCTGGGGTCATGACGAATACCTCTACAGGGTGGTCAAGTCCCAGTCCACGCTACCGGAGGAGGGACTTGCCATGATTCGGTACCATTCATTTTACCCGTGGCATACGGCTGGTGCCTATCGACACCTGATGAACGGCCGAGATTATGAGATGTTAGAGGCTGTAAAGGCCTTTAACCCTTATGATCTTTACAGCAAATCAGATGAAGTGCCTGACGTCGAAAAGCTAAAG CCTTACTACCTCGGACTTATCGATGAATTTTTCCCTCAGAAAATTATTAGGTGGTGA
- a CDS encoding uncharacterized protein (EggNog:ENOG410PF95~COG:Q~BUSCO:10267at33183), whose translation MSLPKSAYLSDVWRDGIFDNKVLFCTGGSGTICSAQVRAMVHLGANACIVGRNVEKTEQMARDIATARPGAKVIGIGAVDVRSIDSLKNAVDRCVKELGGIDFVIAGAAGNFLASIEQLSVNAFKSVIDIDVLGSYNTLKATVPYLLKSAAKHKSDGATPSPTGTGGRIIFVSATIHYTGLPLQAHVTVAKAGVDGLSNSVAIEYGPFGVTSNIIAPGPIGDTEGMRRLAKKGADQSAIPLGRYGTVKEIADATVYLFSDSGNYVTGSTIVVDGGAWRTQSGRSGLGFKYPDFLLSGEGITGVSGMKKSKL comes from the exons ATGTCGTTGCCCAAATCTGCATACCTGAGTGATGTGTGGAGGGATGGCATTTTTG ACAACAAAGTCCTCTTCTGCACCGGTGGCTCTGGCACAATATGCAGCGCTCAAGTTCGGGCCATGGTCCATCTAGGCGCAAATGCCTGCATCGTGGGACGCAATGTTGAGAAGACAGAGCAAATGGCAAGAGACATTGCTACTGCCCGTCCAGGCGCCAAAGTAATCGGCATCGGGGCTGTTGATGTCAGAAGCATCGACAGCCTGAAGAATGCCGTTGACCGATGTGTGAAGGAGCTGGGCGGAATTGACTTTGTCAT TGCCGGCGCTGCGGGGAACTTTCTGGCCTCGATCGAACAGTTGTCAGTCAATGCTTTCAAGTCAGTCATAGATATCGACGTTCTTGGTTCGTACAACACGCTGAAAGCCACCGTTCCTTATCTCTTGAAATCCGCCGCAAAACACAAATCCGATGGAGCGACTC CATCTCCTACTGGGACCGGAGGAAGGATCATCTTCGTCAGTGCAACCATCCACTACACCGGTTTACCCCTACAGGCACACGTTACAGTGGCCAAGGCCGGCGTGGATGGCCTTTCAAACAGTGTTGCCATCGAGTATGGTCCATTTGGTGTGACTTCCAATATCATTGCTCCAGGACCCATCGGAGACACTGAG GGCATGCGACGTCTCGCCAAGAAGGGAGCCGACCAATCTGCCATCCCACTGGGACGGTACGGCACCGTCAAAGAGATTGCAGACGCCACGGTGTATCTCTTCTCTGATTCTGGAAACTACGTGACTGGTTCTACTATAGTCG TTGATGGAGGTGCCTGGAGAACACAGTCTGGCCGATCAGGCCTCGGATTCAAATACCCTGACTTCCTTCTTTCTGGGGAGGGAATAACTGGCGTTTCGGGGATGAAGAAGTCAAAGCTTTGA
- a CDS encoding uncharacterized protein (EggNog:ENOG410Q5G2~TransMembrane:1 (o524-543i)): MAPKSQSNASKGKGKRPAGNQGQNPTSTTPNQPQGSGGNSKGKQPATPQSSQGARRRNGKKKPAPAGNQVPLHLRVTKPSQSPHNPAGQPTQSSSGPSSSQSPKPSNTGKGRQQQQPSGPTTPLAGPPASKLPSGAVDPSSRQFDSRLAAMREGSVAKGTPARESGLGKAGVQSGTNVANPTNAAVVHRQKTARRPERPAVRTPVCPAPGAWATYMGQISAHDEMSDLYVQGGKGLDSAALEKMLADSSRSGEEKLQKLKEVVLALGRICEGRNQTIRALKEDYARLFPRRELWEEEKEIMLSLANQRENEILQQLDKAETRCRFLLEENLELKAQLESKEEQSAESNAVKAADWAAIAGGEVAEDNTEVGENGLEQQVPTKSELEIGDEALTQAIEAAKEITAAGKHVECLRDAAVQLPSEDDKNLGDLEADQAVERNLLVSLESEGVVDASTITEAPVSEFVEASTQTAPAASVEVVDTSMQTVKVEVAVLEALTQTEADVPPETSDSLVQTEPVIISEGRWGRGLLLVFLMLLWAFITLWGGSGDQQIWLEANTVVSEVGGMSAWPFWLQELRFDLSDWLQIDRVMLG, encoded by the coding sequence ATGGCGCCAAAAAGCCAATCTAACGCGTCAAAAGGCAAGGGAAAGCGGCCGGCCGGAAACCAAGGACAGAATCCGACCTCGACCACTCCCAACCAACCCCAAGGCTCGGGAGGCAACAGCAAGGGCAAGCAGCCTGCCACGCCGCAAAGCTCTCAGGGCGCCAGAAGAAGGAACGGCAAGAAAAAACCAGCCCCGGCTGGTAACCAAGTTCCTCTTCACCTGAGAGTGACCAAGCCCAGCCAATCTCCTCACAACCCCGCTGGGCAGCCAACCCAATCCTCCAGCGGGCCTTCGTCATCACAGTCCCCCAAGCCAAGCAACACCGGAAAGGGACGACAGCAACAACAGCCATCGGGTCCGACAACCCCTTTGGCGGGTCCACCGGCCTCAAAGCTTCCTTCGGGCGCGGTGGACCCGTCAAGCCGACAATTTGATTCCCGATTGGCGGCGATGAGAGAGGGATCGGTTGCGAAAGGAACTCCAGCTCGGGAGAGCGGCCTAGGAAAAGCTGGAGTTCAGAGTGGAACCAATGTGGCCAATCCGACGAACGCAGCCGTCGTCCACCGGCAGAAGACAGCGCGTCGTCCAGAACGCCCTGCTGTGCGCACACCTGTGTGCCCAGCGCCGGGCGCGTGGGCGACGTATATGGGGCAGATCTCTGCACACGATGAGATGTCCGATCTCTACGTGCAGGGTGGCAAGGGCCTCGACTCCGCTGCACTCGAAAAGATGCTGGCTGACAGCTCTCGCAGCGGAGAagagaagctccagaaactCAAGGAAGTGGTCCTGGCTTTGGGCCGGATTTGTGAGGGTCGGAACCAAACAATCCGCGCTCTGAAGGAGGACTATGCCCGCCTCTTTCCACGCAGAGAACTGTGGgaggaggaaaaagagaTAATGCTGTCTTTGGCAAATCAGCGTGAGAATGAAATCCTTCAGCAACTAGACAAGGCGGAGACGCGTTGCCGATTCCTGCTTGAGGAAAACCTCGAGCTCAAGGCTCAACTTGAGTCCAAGGAGGAGCAGTCCGCCGAGTCTAACGCTGTCAAGGCTGCTGATTGGGCGGCGATCGCGGGAGGAGAGGTCGCGGAGGACAACACCGAGGTCGGTGAAAACGGCTTGGAGCAACAGGTCCCAACCAAGTCCGAGCTGGAAATCGGTGACGAGGCGTTGACTCAGGCGATTGAGGCGGCCAAGGAAATCACCGCCGCCGGAAAGCACGTCGAGTGTCTACGAGACGCTGCTGTCCAGCTTCCCAGCGAGGATGACAAGAACCTTGGAGATCTGGAAGCTGACCAAGCCGTGGAACGGAATCTCCTCGTTTCGCTGGAGAGTGAGGGCGTGGTCGACGCGTCCACTATCACAGAGGCTCCTGTGTCGGAGTTCGTCGAGGCTTCTACACAAACGGCTCCGGCCGCGAGTGTGGAGGTTGTAGACACTTCGATGCAGACGGTCAAGGTTGAAGTCGCCGTCTTGGAGGCTTTGACTCAGACTGAAGCCGATGTGCCTCCGGAAACGAGTGACAGCCTGGTGCAGACAGAGCCGGTGATAATCTCGGAGGGCAGATGGGGGAGAGGCTTGCTCCTCGTCTTCCTGATGCTGCTCTGGGCATTCATCACGCTCTGGGGCGGCAGCGGTGACCAGCAGATATGGCTCGAAGCCAACACCGTCGTTTCCGAAGTGGGAGGCATGTCTGCTTGGCCGTTCTGGCTCCAGGAGTTGAGATTCGATCTCAGCGACTGGCTGCAGATTGACCGGGTTATGCTTGGGTAG
- a CDS encoding uncharacterized protein (EggNog:ENOG410PPXI~COG:S~TransMembrane:4 (o14-37i58-78o84-103i215-233o)~BUSCO:13718at33183), with protein MACPITVAKFVGTISLGLLTGLSYSVSTVTIPALQLLPSANTAAETLNDIQLRTRRRVLTLSNLAAISLISAFTLSSPRRKHPYLIWTSLFALIGGTGLEFWYNRKAMSWGCPLPRSLCRSPSSASASGPCPLSFCSWITTHLGCRRTQVRNDRRREEEESNGNVSEIEIVEESDALPTPATTTREQSTTPVEQAEMNGESVKESMERERNIQRIRSWIVGVAFSMGVVGIWGDSA; from the exons ATGGCTTGTCCCATCACAGTCGCGAAGTTCGTCGGAACGATTTCCCTCGGCCTGTTGACC GGTCTATCATACTCCGTTTCAACCGTTACAATCCCCGCTCTCCAGCTTCTCCCTAGCGCGAACACCGCCGCCGAGACACTCAATGACATCCAACTCCGTACCCGCAGACGGGTGCTCACTCTTTCGAACCTTGCCGCTATCTCTCTCATTTCAGCCTTCACACTCTCATCTCCCCGCAGAAAACATCCGTATCTCATCTGGACCAGCCTTTTCGCTCTGATCGGAGGCACGGGTCTCGAATTCTGGTACAATCGCAAGGCCATGTCCTGGGGCTGTCCCCTCCCAAGGTCGTTGTGCCGTAGCCCGTCCTCCGCCTCCGCATCCGGACCGTGTCCCCTTAGCTTCTGCTCCTGGATCACAACCCATCTCGGCTGTCGCAGGACCCAGGTGCGGAATGATCGAAGACGCGAAGAGGAAGAGTCGAACGGCAACGTAAGTGAGATCGAGATCGTGGAGGAATCTGACGCCCTGCCCACGCCTGCCACAACCACCAGGGAGCAGTCCACAACTCCGGTCGAGCAGGCAGAGATGAATGGCGAGAGTGTGAAAGAAAGTATGGAGCGGGAGCGAAATATCCAAAGGATCAGATCTTGGATCGTCGGAGTGGCTTTCTCTATGGGCGTTGTGGGTATCTGGGGAGACAGCGCTTAA
- a CDS encoding uncharacterized protein (SECRETED:SignalP(1-17)~EggNog:ENOG410PPQG~COG:S~TransMembrane:1 (n5-13c17/18o270-298i)~BUSCO:12548at33183): MLSKFLTASLLALQSAAFLVVPETNLNAHHGGSHELGLRLQCPECPFPSLSEDSKLVLNDAWDSWLPLNFTTEGNALSVNGRQVFPLENRPVSLETVLHRQSDMKASTPVPVGYGLEFQVVDVPDSDSKLTLFHFTVLDIGGFPVPVSTVYLPTIKSPNGDLTIVTSKAGVLPMPKKSWRQCRRDRRCLKHLILARIRAFVISAKLRALAIAKKVSAKVKGCHRRPHKVGSSQHQRPGHDMMQHGGHHHTHQQHKSKTFAHRFCHILKTVFLPGLIGVVAVTSIAIIAIQLTCGLVAARAFFRRHSNKRVVDQEQGVAPEKEALMTEEQYDLPPHYDESDYGKIVIPAEKE, from the exons ATGCTGTCCAAGTTCCTTACCGCAAGTCTGCTGGCGCTCCAGTCCGCTGCCTTCCTGGTTGTCCCAGAGACAAATCTCAACGCTCACCATGGCGGCTCCCATGAGTTGGGTTTACGGCTCCAGTGCCCTGAATGTCcctttccctctctttcCGAGGATTCCAAGCTTGTTTTGAACGATGCATGGGATAGCTGGCTG CCTCTTAACTTCACCACCGAGGGTAACGCCCTCTCCGTGAACGGCCGTCAAGTCTTCCCGCTGGAGAACCGACCGGTTTCCCTTGAAACAGTCCTCCACCGCCAGTCGGACATGAAAGCATCCACTCCTGTTCCCGTTGGATATGGCCTAGAATTCCAGGTTGTTGACGTCCCTGACTCAGACTCGAAGCTGACTTTATTCCACTTCACCGTTCTTGACATTGGCGGCTTCCCGGTCCCAGTTTCTACTGTCTACTTACCCACCATTAAATCTCCAAATGGAGATCTTACGATCGTCACATCCAAGGCCGGTGTCCTTCCGATGCCAAAGAAATCGTGGCGACAGTGCCGAAGGGATCGTAGATGCCTGAAGCACCTTATCCTTGCTCGCATTCGTGCCTTTGTTATTTCGGCGAAACTCCGTGCTCTCGCCATTGCTAAAAAGGTCTCGGCCAAGGTCAAAGGATGCCATCGCAGACCACACAAAGTTGGTAGCTCGCAGCACCAGCGCCCAGGCCACGATATGATGCAACATGGCGGCCATCATCATACTCATCAGCAACACAAATCTAAGACTTTCGCTCACCGATTCTGCCACATCTTGAAAACCGTTTTCCTTCCTGGTCTCATCGGCGTTGTCGCCGTTACCAGCATTGCTATCATTGCAATTCAACTTACCTGTGGTCTTGTTGCAGCCCGAGCTTTCTTCCGCCGACACAGTAACAAGCGCGTTGTCGATCAGGAGCAAGGAGTTGCTCCTGAGAAAGAAGCCCTTATGACGGAAGAGCAATACGATCTGCCACCTCACTATGACGAAAGTGATTACGGCAAAATTGTCATTCCTGCTGAAAAGGAGTAA